One Loxodonta africana isolate mLoxAfr1 chromosome 15, mLoxAfr1.hap2, whole genome shotgun sequence genomic window carries:
- the POLE4 gene encoding DNA polymerase epsilon subunit 4, producing MAAAAGSGTPHEEEGSGGEAATPQPQAPTNASGARLSRLPLARVKALVKADPDVTLAGQEAIFILARAAELFVETIAKDAYCCAQQGKRKTLQRRDLDNAIEAVDEFAFLEGTLD from the exons ATGGCGGCGGCGGCTGGTAGCGGGACACCCCACGAGGAGGAGGGGTCTGGTGGTGAGGCAGCGACCCCGCAACCCCAAGCCCCGACCAATGCGTCTGGGGCTCGTCTTTCAAGGCTGCCTCTGGCACGAGTGAAGGCCCTGGTCAAGGCGGACCCCGACGTGACGCTCGCGGGACAGGAAGCCATTTTCATCCTGGCACGAGCCGCG GAACTGTTTGTGGAGACCATTGCAAAAGATGCCTATTGCTGTGCTCaacaaggaaagaggaaaaccctgCAGAGGAGAGATTTGG ATAATGCGATAGAAGCTGtggatgaatttgcatttctggaaG GTACTTTGGATTGA